The genomic segment CATATACATTTTTTGCCACGATTTGCGATGAATCAATAATTTCAACACGCGTACCATAATAGTTTCTAATTTCTTCTTTGATGAGTGGATAATGCGTGCAGCCCAGTATAATAGAATCTACATCTTTAATGCGGGGCTTATCTAAGTATGAGTTAATAACAGCCTGACTTATTTTATTATTAAAGAAACCTTCCTCAATCATCGGTGCCAGCAAAGGAGTAGCTATTGCTGTTACTTGGGCGTTCCTAATTTTTTGCTTTAGTTTTTTTTGGTAAACATTGCTTCCAATGGTTCGTTTGGTTCCAATTACGCCAATCTTATGGTGGCCTTTATTTTTTGCTACGTAAGTAACCACTGGGTCTATCACATTTACTACAGGAATGTCATGAAACTCTTTGCTCACTTCTTTGAAAGCCGCCGCCGATGCGGTATTACAAGCTATCACCAACATCTTGCATCCTTTGTTTACAAGCATTTCGCTAATCTTTAAACAAAAATGTTTGATGGCTTCTGCACTTTTATCACCATAAGGCATATGTTCTGTGTCGCCAAAATAAATAAAAGACTCATTGGGCAATAATTTTTTGATGGCCCTGGCCACGGTAAGCCCGCCAATACCCGAATCGAATATGCCTATAGGTGCTGCCGACATGTTTGCTATACTCATTTATTTTGCCGCAAAGCAACACTATATTTTTTGATAAACCCGAATATGTGGAAACAGATTGAAA from the Bacteroidota bacterium genome contains:
- the murI gene encoding glutamate racemase; translation: MSIANMSAAPIGIFDSGIGGLTVARAIKKLLPNESFIYFGDTEHMPYGDKSAEAIKHFCLKISEMLVNKGCKMLVIACNTASAAAFKEVSKEFHDIPVVNVIDPVVTYVAKNKGHHKIGVIGTKRTIGSNVYQKKLKQKIRNAQVTAIATPLLAPMIEEGFFNNKISQAVINSYLDKPRIKDVDSIILGCTHYPLIKEEIRNYYGTRVEIIDSSQIVAKNVYDILAKNHLLNIGKKKAEYHFYVSDFTPSFQQTTKLFFKEKIKLEQLKLWGE